In Oryza brachyantha chromosome 2, ObraRS2, whole genome shotgun sequence, a single window of DNA contains:
- the LOC102700303 gene encoding auxin-responsive protein SAUR50-like, with product MAKKIAPAANLKQILRRCSSLGRRQQQQGAVPRGHFPVYVGESRRRYVVPIACLEHPDFLVLLRKAEEEFGFEHDAVITLPCHEADFEALLAALTA from the coding sequence ATGGCGAAGAAGATCGCGCCGGCGGCCAACCTTAAGCAGATCCTGAGGAGGTGCTCGAGCCTGGggaggaggcagcagcagcagggcgCCGTGCCGAGGGGACACTTCCCGGTGTACGTCGGCGAGAGCCGGCGCCGGTACGTGGTGCCCATCGCCTGCCTGGAGCACCCGGACTTCCTGGTGCTGCTCCGgaaggccgaggaggagttcggctTCGAGCACGACGCCGTCATCACGCTGCCCTGCCACGAGGCCGACTTCGAGGCGCTCCTCGCTGCCCTGACCGCCTGA